GCTCTCCACAGTGACCATGCCGGCGGACGGAAAGGTTCGGCGCAAGGCTGCGAAAGCATCCCACTCGACCAGCCGCACCACCTTGACCCATTGACGGAGCGATGTCGCGGCCCGCGCATGATCCGCCGCCCACTGTCGGATGGTTCCTTCGGCGATGATTCGCACGGGGACAAATTGTCCCCGCTTGGAAATCTTGTCAACTTGCGAAACTTAGAATGGATCGCCGCCCGACTTGCCGCGTTGGCGCGGAGAAGGTTTGCGTTGTTTGTAGCTGACTGGTTGTGCTGAAGCCGTGGCCTCTTTGCCTCCACCCACCATCCGCTTCAATTCCTTGATCTGGTCGCGCAACAACGCGGCTTTCTCGAACTCCAGGTTGTTCGCTGCGGCCAGCATTTCCTCTTCGAGTTCGCGCAAAGTCTCGGTGAGGTCCACGTCCATCCTAGCGTCATTCAACACTCCCGCGGCGACATTCCGTTGCTCGCTGCGAATCACCAGGCTGTCTTCCACCGCCCGAACCACGCTGCGCGGCGTGATGTTGTGTTCGGCATTGTAGGCAAGCTGCTTCTTGCGGCGATACTCGGAGACGGCGAGAAACTTCTGGATGCTCTGCGTCTTCACGTCGGCGTAGAGAATCACCTCGCCGTGCAGGTGGCGCGCGGCGCGACCGGCGGTCTGGATTAGGCTGGTCGCACTGCGGAGATAGCCTTCCTTGTCCGCGTCGAGGATGGCGACGAGCGAAACTTCCGGCAGGTCGAGGCCTTCGCGCAGCAGGTTGATGCCGACGAGCACGTCAAACTCACCCTTGCGCAGCGACCGCAAAATCTCCACGCGCTCGATCGCTCCAATCTCGCTGTGGAGGTAACGCACGTTGATGCCAATGTCGCGCAGGTAATCGGTGAGTTCCTCTGCCGTGCGCTTGGTGAGCGTGGTGACCAGCACACGCTCCTTGCGCTCGACGCGCTTGCGCGCCTCCTCGATGAGATCGTCAATCTGCCCGGCGAGCGGCTTGAGCGTGATGGTCGGGTCAATCAGGCCGGTCGGGCGCACAACGAGTTCGACAACGCCCGGAGCGCCCGTCTCCGATCCGGCGGGTTTGGCGTCGCTCGTCGGTTCGTGCCGGGTCGGAGACCGGCGCTCCAATGCGCTCCGCCGCGTCCACTCCAACTCCCTCGGTCCCGGCGTGGCGCTGACGTAAATGGTCTGGCCCTGCATTTTCTGAAACTCCTCGAACTTCAGCGGGCGATTGTCCAGCGCGCTCGGCAGGCGGAAGCCGTAATCCACGAGCGTCGTCTTGCGCGACTTGTCGCCTTCATACATCGCGCCGACCTGCGGCACCGTTGCGTGCGATTCATCAATCACCAGCAGATAATCCTTCGGCAGAAAATCCAGCAGCGTCGTCGGCTTCGAACCCGCCGGACGCCCACCGATGTGCCGCGAGTAATTCTCGATGCCGGAGCAGAAGCCCATCTCCTCCATCATCTCGAGGTCGTATTCCACGCGCTGCTTGATGCGTTGCGCCTCGATGAGTTTGCCGTGTTTCTCGAACCAGGTGATACGTTCGCCGAGTTCCTCGCGGATGGCCAGGATCGCGGGCCGCATCTTCTCGGCGGGCGTGACGAATTGCTTGCCGGGGAACACCGTGAGATGCGGCAACTGCTCATACTTGTTGCCGGTGAGCGGATCGAAACGCGTGATGCGCTCAATCTCGTCGCCGAAAAACTCCACGCGCACGGCGTCCTCGGTGTAGGCGGGGCGCAGCTCGATGACATCGCCGCGCACGCGGAACTGCGCGCGCTCGAACGTGATGTCATTCCGCGTGTATTGGATGTCCACCAGCTTCGCCAGGAATTGCTCGCGGGTGAAATGCTGCCCGACCTGCACATGCACCAGCATCGCCTCGTAATCCTCCTTGCTGCCGATGCCGTAGATGCACGACACGCTCGCCACCACCACGACGTCGCGGCGCGCGAACAGGCTGCTCATCGCGGAGAGCCGCAGCCGTTCGATGTCGTCGTTCGTCGAGGAATCCTTCTCGATGAACGTGTCCGTGCGCGGGATGTAAGCCTCGGGCTGGTAAAAATCGAAGTAGCTGACGAAGTATTCGACGGCGTTGCGCGGGAAGAAACTTTTGAACTCCGCGTAAAGCTGGGCGGCGAGCGTCTTGTTGTGCGAGAGCACCAGCGTGGGGCGGTTCACCTTCGCGATGACGTTGGCGATGGTGAACGTCTTGCCCGAACCCGTGACGCCGAGGAGCGTCTGATGCTTCGCGCCCGCCTCGATGGCCGCGGCCAGTTTGGCGATGGCTTGCGGCTGATCGCCGGCGGGTGCGTAAGGTGAAACGAGTTCGAACATGCGCGGCCAAACTACGTGGCCGGCCGGTAAACGTCAAAATTCCGCCGCAGCGAGAAACCTCCGGGGCGGCGGCGGACCAGGACGGATCATGGGAATGCTCCCAAATGCAAATCCGCACCTCCAATTTTACCGAGCCATGATTCCCTCGCTGGCCGGGAGCCCCTGAAACTTCCGCTTTACTGATGGCGAGCCGCGTTTAGCATGACCACAGAACCGAAAGGAAATTCACCATGGACTTGCATCATCCCATCACCCGCGAGTTTCCCCGCCACCTGGAAACCATCAAACAGTTGAAAAACACGGACGATCAGTTCCGGAAGGCGTTCAAGGAGTATCACCGCCTGGATGACGCCGTGTATCGCATCGAGGAGGACATTGACTTCGCCACAGATCAGGAGCTGGAGGAGCTCAAGCTGGAGCGCGCCCGGCTCAAGGACTGGCTCTACCACGCCATTCTTAAATCCGCCCCGCAGGCCGCCCCCACCTCCGCAACGGACGCCGGCCTGCACCACCCCATCAATCACGAGCTGCCCGAACGTTCCGCCATCATCAAACGGCTCAAGGGCACCAATCATCAGTTCCGCAAAGCCTACGACGAATACCACCACCTCGACGACGCCATCTACCGCATCGAGGAGGAAATCGATTCCGCCAACGACCAGGAGCTGGAGGATCTGAAGCTGCGGCGCGCGCGGTTGAAAGACTGGCTTTACCACGCCATCAACCACGCGGAGCCCGCGGCCAAATAACGGGCCGCGGAAGTGCGGCCGGAGGGCTGGCAACGGTGGTTTTAACCCGGCGGATCCGCGTTTCCCCCCGGTCCATCCACAGTGAAGTTTTTGCGGCTCCAAAAGCAACAGCCGGCAGAGGTGGCTCTGCCGGCTGTGTTGTTCCCCACTTAAATCCGTTTCGATTTATTCCACGAACTTGATGGCGCGGTTTTTCTCGGCGCGCTTGCGCTTGTTTTCGTCCAGCTCCTTTTTGCGCAGGCGCAGGTTTTTCGGCGTGGCTTCCACGTATTCGTCCACGTCGATGTATTCGAGCGCGCGTTCCAGGCTCAGCTTCAGCGGCGGCGCCAGCTGGATGCCCTTGCCGTCGCCCTGCGAACGCATGTTGGTAAGCTTCTTTTCCTTCACCGGATTGACCGGGATGTCGTTCTCGCGCGCGTTTTCACCCACAATCATGCCGACGTAAACACTGTCGCCGGGCTCAACCATCAACCGGCCGCGTTCCTGGATCATGTTCAGCGCATAGCTGGTGGCTTCGCCGGCATCCATCGAAACCAGCGAGCCGTTTTTGCGCGCGGCGATCTCGCCCCGGTCAGGCCCATATTCATGGAACAGATGGCTCATCACGCCCATGCCCTTGGTCTGGTTGACCAGGTCCGTCTCGAAGCCGATGAGGCCGCGCATCGGAATCAGCGCCTCGATGGTCACCTGGTCGCCGTGGTGGTTCATGTTCGTAATCTGCGCCTTGCGGAAGGCCAGGTTTTCCATGATCGCGCCCATGTTTTCCTGCGGCACTTCCACAAACAACTTCTCGATGGGTTCGAGCAGTTCACCGGCTTCATTCTTCTTCCAGAGCACTTCGGGGCGCGAAACGAGCACTTCGTAACCTTCGCGGCGCATTTGCTCGACCAGAATGGCGATCTGCATTTCACCGCGGCCGCTGACCGCAAAAATCTTGGGGTCGCTGGTCTGCGCGATGCGCAGGGCGACGTTCGTGCGCGTCTCCTTTACCAGCCGGTCCCAGATGTGGCGCGCGGTGACGAGCTTGCCGTCCTGGCCGGCGAGCGGACCGTCGTTCACGGCGAACTCCATCTGGATCGTCGGCGGATCAATCGGGATGTAAGGCAGCGCCGGGCGCTCCTCGCTGTCACACAGCGTTTCCCCGATGAACACGTCCTCGAAGCCGGTCACGCCCACGATGTCGCCGGCGTGCGCCTCCTGAATCTCGATGCGCTTCATGCCCTCGAAGTGGTAGAGCATGGTCACTTTGTTCTTGGTGATCCGGCCATCGCCGTGCCGGCAAACCGCCGCGTCGCCGACCTTGATTTTGCCTTCGACAATTTTGCCGAACGCGATACGGCCGAGGTAGTCGGAGTAATCGAGATTCGCGACGAGGATCTGGAAGCCATCGCCGGCCTTGGCGCGCGGCGGCGGGATTTGCTTCACAATGGCCTCGAACAACGGCTCCATCGTGCCGCTGCTGTGTTCCAGCTCGGTCTTCGCGAAACCCTGCTTGGCCGAGCAATAAATGAACGGGAAATCGAGCTGTTCATCGGTGGCATTGAGCGAGATGAACAGTTCAAAGACCTGGTCGAGCACCTTCTTCGGATTGGCGTTCTCGCGGTCGATCTTGTTGATGACGACGATGGGCTTGGCGCCGGCCTCGAGCGCCTTGCGAAGCACAAAGCGCGTCTGTGCCTGCGGGCCTTCGGCGGAATCCACAACGAGCAGCACCCCGTCAATCATGTTCATGATGCGCTCAACCTCGCCGCCGAAATCGGCGTGGCCGGGAGTGTCCACAATGTTGATGTGGTAGTTGTGATATTTGAACGCCGCGTTTTTCGCCCGGATGGTGATGCCCTTTTCCTTTTCCAGGTCCATCGAGTCCATGAGACGTTCGACCTGTGTTTCGGCCTGGTTGGCGCGGAAGGTGCCGGATTGCTTGAGCAGGCAATCGACGAGCGTGGTCTTGCCGTGGTCAACGTGCGCGATGATCGCGATGTTTCGGATGTGCTCCATATCGTAAATGACCGGCTCGCTCACGGCGCAAAAAATAACCGACGCATCAATCCGATGCGACCGGGAAACGCTGGCGGAACACCAGCGGCTTGCGGAGGGCGACTAGCCGGGCCGCGTAGTGTGGCCATAAAAGGCCAAAGGTCAAGCCGGGGAAAGAGTGATTTCCAGCCCCTTTCCGGCCGGTTTCACCACAGCGCACGGCTATTTTGCGGTGGGTTGCGGTGGCGCCACCTCCGTCGCTTGATAATCGACGTTCTTCGCCTGCCGGACCCACGCCGCGTCCCCGTAAACCCCGGCTTGGCCGGCATCAAAGGGGTGAAAACCCAATTTGAGCGCAGGCGAGTTGGACTCCAGCTGGAAATTATTGTGCGCTGCATCCACGAACAGCGGATCGGCAATCAGCGTGCCCGCTTCACGGCCCTGCCCCGCCCACGCCG
This genomic stretch from Verrucomicrobiia bacterium harbors:
- the typA gene encoding translational GTPase TypA — protein: MEHIRNIAIIAHVDHGKTTLVDCLLKQSGTFRANQAETQVERLMDSMDLEKEKGITIRAKNAAFKYHNYHINIVDTPGHADFGGEVERIMNMIDGVLLVVDSAEGPQAQTRFVLRKALEAGAKPIVVINKIDRENANPKKVLDQVFELFISLNATDEQLDFPFIYCSAKQGFAKTELEHSSGTMEPLFEAIVKQIPPPRAKAGDGFQILVANLDYSDYLGRIAFGKIVEGKIKVGDAAVCRHGDGRITKNKVTMLYHFEGMKRIEIQEAHAGDIVGVTGFEDVFIGETLCDSEERPALPYIPIDPPTIQMEFAVNDGPLAGQDGKLVTARHIWDRLVKETRTNVALRIAQTSDPKIFAVSGRGEMQIAILVEQMRREGYEVLVSRPEVLWKKNEAGELLEPIEKLFVEVPQENMGAIMENLAFRKAQITNMNHHGDQVTIEALIPMRGLIGFETDLVNQTKGMGVMSHLFHEYGPDRGEIAARKNGSLVSMDAGEATSYALNMIQERGRLMVEPGDSVYVGMIVGENARENDIPVNPVKEKKLTNMRSQGDGKGIQLAPPLKLSLERALEYIDVDEYVEATPKNLRLRKKELDENKRKRAEKNRAIKFVE
- the uvrB gene encoding excinuclease ABC subunit UvrB, which codes for MFELVSPYAPAGDQPQAIAKLAAAIEAGAKHQTLLGVTGSGKTFTIANVIAKVNRPTLVLSHNKTLAAQLYAEFKSFFPRNAVEYFVSYFDFYQPEAYIPRTDTFIEKDSSTNDDIERLRLSAMSSLFARRDVVVVASVSCIYGIGSKEDYEAMLVHVQVGQHFTREQFLAKLVDIQYTRNDITFERAQFRVRGDVIELRPAYTEDAVRVEFFGDEIERITRFDPLTGNKYEQLPHLTVFPGKQFVTPAEKMRPAILAIREELGERITWFEKHGKLIEAQRIKQRVEYDLEMMEEMGFCSGIENYSRHIGGRPAGSKPTTLLDFLPKDYLLVIDESHATVPQVGAMYEGDKSRKTTLVDYGFRLPSALDNRPLKFEEFQKMQGQTIYVSATPGPRELEWTRRSALERRSPTRHEPTSDAKPAGSETGAPGVVELVVRPTGLIDPTITLKPLAGQIDDLIEEARKRVERKERVLVTTLTKRTAEELTDYLRDIGINVRYLHSEIGAIERVEILRSLRKGEFDVLVGINLLREGLDLPEVSLVAILDADKEGYLRSATSLIQTAGRAARHLHGEVILYADVKTQSIQKFLAVSEYRRKKQLAYNAEHNITPRSVVRAVEDSLVIRSEQRNVAAGVLNDARMDVDLTETLRELEEEMLAAANNLEFEKAALLRDQIKELKRMVGGGKEATASAQPVSYKQRKPSPRQRGKSGGDPF
- a CDS encoding DUF465 domain-containing protein encodes the protein MDLHHPITREFPRHLETIKQLKNTDDQFRKAFKEYHRLDDAVYRIEEDIDFATDQELEELKLERARLKDWLYHAILKSAPQAAPTSATDAGLHHPINHELPERSAIIKRLKGTNHQFRKAYDEYHHLDDAIYRIEEEIDSANDQELEDLKLRRARLKDWLYHAINHAEPAAK
- a CDS encoding type II toxin-antitoxin system HigB family toxin: MRIIAEGTIRQWAADHARAATSLRQWVKVVRLVEWDAFAALRRTFPSAGMVTVESGRKVAVFNVGGNEFRLVCAVHFNTGTVFALRFLTHAEYSKDIWKNEL